From a region of the Pontixanthobacter gangjinensis genome:
- the rodA gene encoding rod shape-determining protein RodA: protein MNSIIPTPVARQPWQMLIPLFLLVAFGAAVLYSAAGGAFQPFASSHLLRFAVTLVMASIMVLFSRNFVKMMAYPAYGAVLLLLLGVEAMGAIGGGSQRWLELGPLRIQPSELMKPVVVLALAKFYEGLPSGMIEGWRAIIPAGGLIALPVGLVLLQPDLGTSLAIVFGGIVVMFLAGLPLRWFLAGGAAAAVAAPLAFFFGLKEYQQRRVTTFMDPESDPLGAGYHITQSKIAIGSGGFSGKGFNEGSQSHLNYLPEPHTDFVFSTMAEEWGFIGGLFVIIMFGLILRWGLRVAKAAPDRFSKLLAAGMVATIFFYVCINLMMVMGLAPVVGIPLPWMSHGGSSMMTNMICIGTLMMVNRWNREHNRVGLE from the coding sequence ATGAATTCAATTATTCCGACCCCGGTCGCGCGCCAACCGTGGCAAATGCTGATACCACTTTTCCTGTTGGTCGCATTTGGAGCGGCTGTTCTTTATTCTGCGGCAGGTGGCGCATTTCAGCCCTTCGCGTCTTCCCACCTTTTGCGCTTTGCAGTCACTCTCGTGATGGCGTCGATCATGGTGCTTTTTTCGCGCAATTTTGTGAAAATGATGGCCTACCCCGCGTATGGTGCAGTTTTGCTTCTGCTACTCGGCGTGGAGGCAATGGGTGCGATTGGAGGCGGGAGCCAGAGATGGCTCGAACTTGGCCCTCTTCGGATACAGCCCTCGGAATTGATGAAACCAGTTGTAGTGTTAGCATTGGCCAAGTTCTACGAGGGCTTGCCTAGCGGAATGATCGAAGGATGGCGGGCCATAATCCCAGCTGGCGGCCTTATCGCCCTGCCAGTGGGGCTAGTGTTGCTCCAACCTGATTTGGGAACTTCGCTTGCAATTGTATTCGGCGGTATAGTTGTGATGTTTCTTGCGGGCCTGCCGTTGCGCTGGTTCCTTGCAGGCGGAGCTGCTGCCGCTGTCGCCGCCCCGCTCGCATTTTTCTTCGGCCTGAAGGAATATCAGCAACGCCGCGTAACCACCTTTATGGATCCCGAAAGCGATCCACTGGGCGCTGGTTATCACATCACGCAATCAAAAATTGCAATTGGATCTGGCGGATTCTCGGGCAAAGGCTTTAACGAAGGTTCACAGAGCCATCTGAATTATCTTCCCGAACCGCATACAGACTTTGTATTCTCGACCATGGCGGAAGAATGGGGCTTCATCGGAGGCTTATTCGTTATCATCATGTTTGGCTTAATACTGCGTTGGGGACTTCGCGTTGCAAAAGCCGCGCCTGACCGGTTTTCCAAGTTACTCGCAGCAGGAATGGTCGCGACAATCTTCTTCTATGTCTGCATAAATTTGATGATGGTTATGGGACTCGCTCCGGTGGTTGGCATCCCGCTGCCATGGATGAGCCATGGCGGCTCGTCCATGATGACAAATATGATCTGCATCGGCACGCTAATGATGGTCAACCGGTGGAACCGCGAACACAACCGCGTCGGCTTAGAATAG
- a CDS encoding multicopper oxidase domain-containing protein → MAPGNRAEFMVKGGDAGIYRLRALQYEQGHPGGARPERLLATISSSGPRQDDPIPGRLVNPPKMPNQPIARRRTITFKGEISGNHEMPMMHHEPATPRKMLGITANCDAAPAACAPKQPMTGMPPVKFTLDGKVFDLDRIDQHVVAGTVEEWTLVNLDVFQHPFHIHVNPFQIVAMNGQPVDDPTWWDVFPLPSKGSVTIRTYFRPDITGKTVYHCHILPHEDNGMMANVFIHPEGTELDAKGEPRT, encoded by the coding sequence ATGGCCCCCGGTAATCGCGCCGAATTTATGGTCAAAGGCGGAGATGCTGGAATCTACCGTCTGCGCGCTTTGCAATATGAACAAGGACACCCTGGCGGTGCGCGGCCCGAGAGGTTGCTCGCGACAATAAGCTCGTCCGGTCCAAGGCAAGATGATCCCATTCCGGGCAGGCTGGTCAATCCGCCCAAAATGCCCAACCAGCCCATTGCTCGCCGTCGAACGATCACCTTCAAAGGAGAGATTTCAGGCAATCATGAAATGCCAATGATGCATCATGAACCCGCTACTCCAAGAAAAATGCTCGGTATTACAGCGAATTGCGATGCGGCACCTGCTGCATGTGCACCTAAGCAACCCATGACCGGAATGCCGCCGGTAAAATTTACCCTAGACGGAAAAGTCTTTGATCTCGATCGGATAGATCAACATGTCGTAGCTGGTACTGTCGAGGAATGGACCCTGGTTAATCTTGATGTGTTCCAGCATCCGTTCCACATCCATGTGAATCCGTTCCAAATTGTTGCGATGAACGGGCAGCCGGTCGACGATCCGACCTGGTGGGATGTATTTCCGTTGCCGTCGAAAGGCAGTGTCACAATTCGCACTTACTTCCGGCCGGATATCACGGGCAAGACTGTCTATCACTGCCACATTCTGCCGCACGAGGATAATGGGATGATGGCAAACGTCTTCATCCACCCGGAAGGGACAGAACTCGATGCCAAGGGGGAGCCAAGAACATGA
- the ribH gene encoding 6,7-dimethyl-8-ribityllumazine synthase: MARFLIVEARFYDELNDMLIAGARAALEEAGHEVETLTVPGALEIPGAIALAAETDHYSGFVAIGVVIRGETYHFEIVAGESARGIMALTMDGIAIGNGILTVENEEQALVRADSAQKDKGGEAAKAALAMLDLQARFAS; the protein is encoded by the coding sequence ATGGCGCGTTTTCTAATTGTCGAAGCCCGATTTTACGATGAGCTCAATGATATGCTGATTGCAGGCGCGCGTGCCGCTCTTGAAGAGGCCGGGCACGAGGTCGAAACATTGACCGTACCGGGCGCATTGGAAATTCCTGGCGCGATTGCTCTTGCCGCCGAAACCGATCACTATTCCGGTTTTGTTGCCATTGGCGTGGTTATCCGCGGTGAAACCTATCACTTTGAAATCGTCGCCGGTGAAAGCGCACGGGGTATTATGGCGCTGACAATGGATGGTATTGCGATCGGCAACGGTATATTGACCGTCGAGAATGAAGAGCAAGCGCTCGTTCGCGCCGATTCCGCGCAAAAAGACAAGGGCGGCGAAGCGGCTAAGGCGGCACTGGCGATGCTCGACCTGCAGGCCAGATTCGCGAGTTAA
- the eno gene encoding phosphopyruvate hydratase, whose protein sequence is MTGIIDIHGREILDSRGNPTVEVDILLEDGSFGRAAVPSGASTGAHEAVELRDGDKSRYLGKGVTKAVEAVNGEIADTLLGLDAEDQRDLDLAMIDLDGTDNKSRLGANAILGTSLAIAKAAANARGLPLWSYVGGVSAHVLPVPMMNIINGGEHADNPIDIQEFMIMPVGADSIAEAVRWGAEVFHTLKKGLSDKGLATAVGDEGGFAPNLASTRDALDFIMASIEKAGFKPGEDILLALDCASSEYFKDGQYVLAGENISLNPTEMADYLAKLCDDYPIRSIEDGMDEDDFVGWRALTDKIGKDVQLVGDDLFVTNPARLAMGIEKGLANSLLVKVNQIGTLSETLEAVNIAHRAGYTSVMSHRSGETEDATIADLAVATNCGQIKTGSLARSDRLAKYNQLIRIEEELGASAHYAGATCFG, encoded by the coding sequence ATGACAGGCATTATCGACATCCATGGCCGCGAAATCCTCGACAGCAGAGGCAATCCGACGGTTGAGGTCGATATATTGCTCGAAGACGGCAGTTTTGGCCGCGCCGCAGTCCCGTCTGGTGCTTCCACTGGAGCTCATGAGGCGGTCGAATTGCGCGATGGCGATAAAAGCCGCTATCTGGGCAAGGGTGTGACGAAGGCCGTTGAGGCGGTGAATGGCGAAATTGCCGATACCCTCTTGGGCCTCGATGCTGAAGACCAGCGTGACCTTGACTTGGCTATGATCGACCTCGACGGGACCGACAATAAGAGCCGTCTTGGCGCTAACGCAATCCTCGGGACCAGCCTGGCGATTGCAAAGGCAGCGGCCAACGCTCGTGGTTTGCCGCTCTGGTCCTATGTTGGCGGCGTGTCCGCTCATGTGTTGCCCGTGCCGATGATGAACATCATCAATGGCGGGGAACACGCCGACAATCCGATCGACATTCAGGAATTTATGATCATGCCGGTCGGGGCTGACAGCATCGCTGAAGCAGTGCGATGGGGCGCAGAAGTATTCCACACGCTCAAGAAAGGCTTGTCGGACAAGGGGCTTGCCACAGCGGTTGGTGATGAAGGCGGCTTTGCGCCGAACCTCGCCAGCACCCGCGACGCGCTCGACTTCATCATGGCCTCGATCGAGAAAGCCGGCTTTAAACCTGGAGAGGACATTCTGCTCGCTCTCGATTGCGCTTCGAGCGAGTACTTCAAGGACGGCCAATATGTTTTGGCAGGCGAAAATATTTCGCTCAACCCTACTGAAATGGCAGATTACCTCGCCAAACTGTGCGATGATTACCCTATCCGCTCAATTGAAGACGGCATGGATGAGGACGATTTTGTGGGCTGGAGGGCGCTGACCGATAAGATTGGCAAGGATGTCCAGCTGGTCGGCGATGATCTTTTTGTGACCAATCCGGCCCGTTTAGCGATGGGTATCGAGAAGGGCCTTGCCAATTCGCTGTTGGTGAAGGTCAACCAGATCGGCACGCTTTCCGAAACGTTGGAGGCGGTCAATATCGCCCACCGTGCAGGCTACACAAGTGTGATGTCGCACCGCTCGGGTGAGACCGAAGATGCTACAATTGCCGATCTGGCAGTCGCGACCAATTGCGGGCAAATCAAAACTGGCTCGCTAGCTCGCTCAGACCGGCTTGCGAAATACAACCAGTTGATCCGGATTGAGGAAGAGCTGGGCGCGAGCGCGCATTATGCCGGAGCCACTTGCTTCGGCTGA
- a CDS encoding phage holin family protein, with amino-acid sequence MQNTDLPDRQDDNNVELDNLDPPPVRSLTDDINALVDDGKTYVEAELAFQKTRLALVANRSKSGIGLVLAALAFLHLALIGLVVGGIVALIPVMGPVGAMLVVVGILLIGMAGFLFAARGKFSSVSAAFKDEG; translated from the coding sequence ATGCAAAATACAGACCTGCCCGACCGGCAGGATGACAACAATGTCGAACTAGACAACCTCGATCCCCCGCCCGTTCGTTCCCTAACTGACGACATCAATGCTCTGGTTGATGACGGTAAGACCTATGTCGAGGCGGAGCTTGCCTTTCAAAAGACTCGCTTGGCTCTCGTGGCCAATCGTAGCAAGTCTGGAATCGGGTTGGTTCTTGCTGCGCTTGCGTTTCTACATCTGGCGTTAATCGGACTGGTAGTCGGCGGCATTGTAGCACTAATACCTGTGATGGGACCGGTCGGGGCAATGCTAGTGGTTGTAGGCATCTTATTAATCGGAATGGCGGGATTCTTATTCGCCGCCAGAGGCAAATTTTCGAGCGTGTCTGCAGCATTCAAGGATGAAGGCTGA
- a CDS encoding DUF4170 domain-containing protein — MKETEFTQPLHLVMGGKVRDPRSMEFQDPESIHVVGVYSDYDNAVEAWRGNAQRTVDDAEMKYVIVPLHKLLTPAQ, encoded by the coding sequence ATGAAAGAGACTGAATTCACCCAGCCATTACACCTCGTTATGGGCGGAAAGGTTAGAGATCCTCGGTCGATGGAATTTCAGGACCCTGAAAGTATCCACGTTGTCGGCGTTTACAGCGATTATGACAATGCGGTCGAGGCTTGGCGCGGCAATGCACAACGGACCGTTGACGATGCTGAGATGAAATATGTGATTGTGCCACTGCACAAACTGCTCACTCCCGCACAATAG
- a CDS encoding GNAT family N-acetyltransferase, giving the protein MAYSLRPFHPSDADNLIELRRLAIEQIGISAYSKDQVEAWASKVGNAQGLLARFENGDLITVACDTADRAIGYSLLGPGGHLDHLYCHPEHTGQGLADKLLAQSELIARQNGARQLHTEASVLARPAFLRAGYIETERRDFEIEFGGRKVPIHNFAMVKQIG; this is encoded by the coding sequence TTGGCGTATTCTCTCCGGCCATTTCACCCAAGTGACGCGGACAATTTGATCGAATTGCGCCGATTAGCGATCGAGCAAATTGGTATTTCCGCATATTCAAAGGACCAAGTCGAGGCCTGGGCTTCCAAGGTCGGGAATGCACAAGGTTTGCTAGCGCGTTTCGAGAATGGCGATCTGATTACGGTCGCATGCGATACTGCAGATCGTGCTATCGGTTATAGCTTACTCGGACCCGGCGGCCATCTCGATCACCTATATTGCCACCCCGAGCATACCGGCCAAGGTCTGGCCGACAAGCTACTGGCGCAATCGGAGCTGATCGCACGTCAGAATGGTGCCCGACAGCTTCACACGGAGGCCAGCGTTCTCGCTCGCCCCGCATTCTTACGTGCAGGATATATTGAGACTGAGAGGCGAGATTTCGAGATCGAATTCGGCGGCCGAAAAGTCCCGATACATAATTTCGCTATGGTGAAGCAGATCGGCTAA
- the greA gene encoding transcription elongation factor GreA — MDKVPMLAEGYERLTTDLKALRAERPKIVDAIEEARAHGDLSENAEYHAAKERQGQVEAMIGDIESKVSRAQIIDPKTLSGDKIVFGATVTLLDDDDKPKKYQIVGETEADAAGGRISFSSPLGRALIGKNLNDEVEVTVPSGDKFYLVKKIEYI, encoded by the coding sequence ATGGATAAGGTTCCAATGCTTGCCGAGGGCTATGAGCGGCTCACTACCGATCTCAAGGCTTTGCGTGCAGAACGCCCCAAAATTGTCGATGCAATCGAGGAGGCACGTGCCCACGGCGATCTTTCCGAGAACGCGGAGTATCACGCGGCGAAAGAACGTCAGGGACAAGTCGAAGCGATGATTGGCGATATCGAGAGCAAAGTTTCTCGCGCCCAGATCATCGATCCCAAGACGCTTTCAGGCGACAAGATCGTGTTCGGCGCGACGGTCACTTTGCTTGACGATGATGACAAGCCAAAGAAGTATCAGATTGTCGGTGAAACCGAGGCTGACGCCGCAGGCGGTCGGATTTCATTTAGCTCGCCTTTGGGCCGCGCATTGATTGGCAAGAATTTGAACGATGAAGTCGAAGTGACTGTCCCTTCAGGTGACAAATTCTACCTCGTCAAGAAAATCGAATATATTTAA
- the carB gene encoding carbamoyl-phosphate synthase large subunit gives MPKRTDISSILVIGAGPIIIGQACEFDYSGTQAIKALKEEGYRVILVNSNPATIMTDPEFADATYIEPITPEIVAKIIEKERPDAVLPTMGGQTALNCALSLESSGVLKKFGVQMIGADAEAIDKAEDRQKFRDAMDKIGLESARSGVAHSVEEAQEILKRTGLPSIIRPSFTLGGTGGGIAYNKAEFEKIVRDGLDASPTTEVLIEESLLGWKEYEMEVVRDRKDNCIIICSIENVDPMGVHTGDSITVAPALTLTDKEYQIMRNASIAVLREIGVETGGSNVQFAVNPADGRLIVIEMNPRVSRSSALASKATGFPIARVAAKLAVGYTLDEITNEITGATPASFEPTIDYVVTKIPRFAFEKFKGATDDLATAMKSVGEVMAIGRNFQESMQKALRGLETDLDGFNRVTELAGVHHDVITASLSRRTPDRILKVAQAFREGLSVEEVNRITGYDSWFLRQIEEIIDAEKIISRDGLPGDAAGLRRLKSMGFSDKRLATLAVRSVGVAGGMGETQARRSGLLHDALQAMAGATSEKEVRDLRHKLGVLPVFKRIDSCAAEFEAITPYMYSTYEAPTFGAAECEADVSDRRKIVILGGGPNRIGQGIEFDYCCVHACFALAEAGFETIMVNCNPETVSTDYDTSDRLYFEPLTAEDVLEILRVEQKSGELVGVIVQFGGMTPLKLAQALEDEGIPILGTSPDAIDLAEDRERFAKLVGKLKLKQPDNGIAYSRDEAAAVASRIGYPVLLRPSYVLGGRAMEIVDSEAQLDDYIKTAVNVSGESPVLVDQYLRDAIECDVDVICDGTDVAVAGVMQHIEEAGVHSGDSACTIPPYSLPAEIVEEMERQADSLARALGVVGLMNVQFAVKDGEVYLIEVNPRASRTVPFVAKAIGQPIAKIASRVMAGEMLATFPPFKRDLPYMAVKEAVFPFGRFPGADPVLTPEMKSTGEVMGIDKDFPTAFLKSQLGAGVVLPESGVVFVSVKEGDKPIIIPAVKTLIDCGFTIIATGGTQRYLTEQGLQVERVNKVAEGQPHIVDRMIDGEVALVINTTEGWQSMIDSKSIRATALQMKIPYYTTAAASLATAEAIQSVKPSELEVRSMQDYYS, from the coding sequence CGACCTATATCGAGCCGATCACGCCCGAAATCGTCGCCAAGATTATCGAGAAAGAGCGCCCCGATGCGGTGCTGCCGACGATGGGCGGGCAAACCGCGCTCAACTGCGCCTTGTCGCTGGAATCCTCGGGTGTGCTGAAGAAATTCGGCGTCCAGATGATCGGCGCGGATGCGGAAGCTATTGATAAAGCAGAAGACCGCCAGAAATTCCGCGATGCGATGGACAAGATCGGCCTAGAAAGCGCGCGCAGCGGCGTGGCGCATTCGGTCGAAGAAGCGCAGGAAATTCTCAAGCGCACTGGCTTGCCCAGCATCATCCGCCCCAGCTTCACACTAGGGGGAACCGGCGGCGGAATCGCCTATAACAAGGCCGAGTTCGAGAAGATTGTTCGCGACGGTCTCGACGCGTCCCCCACCACAGAAGTTCTGATCGAAGAATCGCTGCTCGGTTGGAAAGAGTACGAGATGGAGGTCGTGCGCGACCGCAAGGACAATTGTATCATCATTTGTTCGATCGAAAATGTCGATCCGATGGGCGTGCACACGGGCGACAGCATTACCGTAGCCCCCGCGCTGACGCTGACCGACAAAGAATACCAGATCATGCGCAATGCCAGCATCGCTGTGCTGCGTGAAATTGGCGTCGAAACCGGCGGCTCGAACGTCCAGTTTGCGGTTAATCCTGCTGATGGCCGGTTGATTGTGATCGAGATGAACCCGCGCGTGTCGCGTTCATCCGCTTTGGCATCCAAAGCCACTGGTTTCCCCATAGCGCGCGTCGCGGCGAAGCTCGCGGTGGGCTATACGCTCGATGAAATTACCAACGAGATTACCGGCGCTACTCCGGCCAGTTTCGAACCTACTATCGATTACGTCGTCACCAAGATCCCGCGCTTTGCTTTCGAGAAATTCAAAGGTGCGACTGACGATCTCGCCACAGCGATGAAGTCGGTCGGCGAAGTGATGGCGATTGGCCGGAATTTTCAGGAATCGATGCAAAAGGCCTTGCGCGGGCTGGAAACCGATCTGGATGGCTTCAACCGCGTTACCGAGCTGGCGGGGGTGCACCATGATGTCATCACCGCCTCGCTTTCGCGACGGACACCAGACCGCATTTTGAAAGTCGCGCAGGCGTTCCGCGAGGGTTTAAGCGTCGAGGAAGTGAACCGCATCACTGGCTACGACAGCTGGTTTTTGCGCCAGATAGAAGAGATTATCGATGCAGAGAAAATCATCTCCCGCGATGGCCTTCCCGGCGATGCGGCCGGATTACGCCGGCTGAAATCAATGGGCTTTTCCGACAAACGCCTGGCCACATTGGCTGTGCGCTCGGTCGGCGTTGCAGGTGGGATGGGCGAAACACAAGCGCGCCGTTCGGGCCTGCTGCATGACGCCTTGCAAGCAATGGCCGGCGCGACATCCGAAAAAGAAGTCCGCGATCTTCGTCATAAGCTCGGCGTGTTGCCAGTGTTCAAGCGTATCGACAGCTGCGCCGCTGAATTCGAGGCGATAACGCCTTACATGTACTCAACCTATGAAGCCCCGACATTCGGTGCGGCTGAGTGCGAGGCGGATGTTTCCGACCGGCGAAAAATCGTCATTCTTGGTGGCGGTCCTAACCGGATCGGGCAGGGCATCGAGTTTGATTATTGCTGCGTCCATGCCTGTTTCGCGCTGGCCGAGGCCGGCTTTGAAACCATCATGGTCAATTGCAATCCAGAGACAGTCTCGACCGATTATGACACCTCCGACCGCCTTTATTTTGAGCCACTGACAGCGGAGGACGTCCTAGAAATCCTTCGCGTAGAGCAAAAATCTGGCGAACTGGTAGGCGTAATTGTTCAATTTGGCGGCATGACCCCGCTCAAATTGGCGCAGGCGCTGGAAGATGAGGGGATTCCGATCCTCGGGACCAGTCCAGATGCAATCGATCTTGCCGAAGACCGCGAGCGCTTCGCAAAGCTGGTTGGCAAACTGAAACTGAAGCAGCCGGACAACGGCATCGCTTACAGCCGCGATGAAGCTGCCGCAGTTGCCTCGCGCATCGGCTATCCAGTTTTGCTACGCCCGTCTTATGTGCTTGGCGGACGTGCGATGGAAATCGTCGACAGCGAAGCCCAGCTGGATGATTACATCAAAACGGCGGTGAATGTGTCTGGCGAAAGTCCGGTCCTGGTCGATCAATATCTCCGCGACGCCATCGAATGCGATGTTGATGTGATTTGTGATGGCACCGATGTCGCGGTCGCTGGGGTAATGCAGCATATTGAAGAGGCGGGTGTCCATTCCGGTGACAGCGCTTGCACTATTCCGCCATATTCGCTGCCCGCTGAAATTGTCGAGGAAATGGAGCGTCAGGCGGATTCTCTGGCGCGCGCGCTGGGCGTAGTCGGTTTAATGAATGTCCAATTCGCGGTGAAGGATGGCGAGGTTTATCTCATCGAAGTCAACCCGCGCGCCAGCCGGACGGTTCCCTTTGTGGCCAAAGCTATCGGCCAACCCATCGCCAAAATCGCCAGCCGCGTAATGGCGGGCGAGATGCTGGCAACATTCCCACCATTTAAGCGCGACCTTCCCTATATGGCGGTGAAGGAAGCCGTGTTCCCGTTTGGCCGTTTCCCCGGCGCCGATCCGGTGCTTACTCCCGAGATGAAATCAACGGGCGAAGTGATGGGTATCGACAAGGATTTCCCGACCGCGTTCCTGAAATCGCAATTGGGAGCAGGAGTAGTTTTGCCCGAAAGCGGCGTGGTGTTCGTTTCTGTCAAGGAAGGCGATAAGCCGATTATCATCCCTGCGGTCAAAACGCTGATTGATTGCGGCTTCACGATTATCGCGACTGGCGGCACGCAGCGGTATTTGACCGAGCAGGGCCTGCAGGTTGAGCGGGTGAACAAGGTGGCCGAGGGGCAACCGCATATTGTTGACAGAATGATCGATGGCGAAGTGGCATTGGTGATAAACACTACCGAAGGCTGGCAGAGCATGATCGACAGCAAATCGATCCGTGCAACGGCGCTGCAAATGAAGATTCCATACTACACAACAGCGGCTGCATCGCTCGCCACGGCAGAGGCGATTCAGTCGGTAAAGCCGAGCGAGCTTGAAGTGCGGTCAATGCAAGACTATTATAGCTAG